The genomic segment AGGCGCTTCCACCTCGATCTCACGTTTTTGCAGTTCCATACGGCATTTTTCCGCCTCATTCCGCTTCATTCCGGCTCTTCCACTGGTGACATTTAGCGTGGCGCATAACAAAGGCCGGCCCAAGTATTAAGACGGGGCCTCGAGGGTTCTTTTTGGGCGGCAGAAGCGGATACCCGGCGCCGGGTGTGATGGCGTTTTTATCGTCTTACACGATGTTTTCACGCCCACACCCGGGGCCTTCGGGGGTGGGGTGGATTTGGTGGGAAACCCGCCCAATTTGAACCCCGAAGGTGGGAAAAAGTGGGAGTCAGGTGGGAGATAGTGGTAAAAAGTGGGGATTGCGTGGTACATTACGGTTCAGAACAGCACCTCCGGTGGGAAACGCTCGTGGCGAGACGAGCCCTAAAAACCGAATCTGCACAGGAGAACACGAGATGCCCTTCGGTGAACACCAGTATAGCCTCGATGACAAAGGTAGGGTTGTGATTCCGCAGCCCTTCCGCTCGTTTATCGAGGATGGGGTGGTGATTACCCGGGGCCTCGAGGGCTGCCTCTACATGTACCCCCTGCTGGCCTGGAGCAACATCGAGCGACAGCTGCAAAACGTACCGCTGATTGATCGGGACGCGCAGGAGCTGGTGCGCTTTTTGTATTCAGGAGCCCACAAAACCCAGATGGACAGCGCTTCACGGGTAACCATTCCCCCGCCCCTGCGCAAGTTTGCCGGCCTCGAGGATACCAACGAGGCCGTTGTGGTCGGCGCCCCTACCCGCCTCGAGCTCTGGAGCGAGAGCCGCTGGTGGGCCACCATCACCAAGTTTGTCGAAAACCCCACCACCCCCGAGGCTCTGCGCGGCCTGATTGGATGAAGCATGTATGCGCGCCATCACCTGTATTTCTCAACCCAGCCCGCCTCGCGGCCGGGAGGGCAAAGCATGAACCACACCCCGGTGCTCTACCAGGAAGCCCTGGACTGGCTGGCGATCCGGCCCGGTGGGGTCTATGTGGATGCTACCCTGGGCGGAGCAGGCCACACCCGGGGCATCCTCGAGCGGGGGGGCAGGGTGGTCGCTTTCGACCAGGATCCAGAGGCCATCGCGCGGGCCAAAGCGCTGGGCCTGCCCAACCTAACCCTGGTCGAGGCCAACTTTAGCGAACTCCTGCCCCAACTGCAAAAGCTAGGTATCGGCCAGGTGGACGGCATCCTGGCCGATCTGGGGGTGTCCAGCTTCCATTTCGACGACCCCCAGCGCGGCTTTAGCTACCAGCTCGAGGGCCCGCTGGACATGCGTATGGGCTCGGGCGACCTGACCGCCGCCGAGGTAGTCAATAGCTATAGCGAGGAGGAAATTGCCGACATTCTTTTCAAATACGGTGAAGAGCCGCGTGCGCGCCGCATCGCCCGCTTCATTGTAGAGAACCGCCCCTTCACCTCCACCACCCAACTGGCCGAGGTCATCCGCCGGGCCACAGGTTTTCGGGAAGCCGGCCACCCGGCCCGCAAAAGCTTCCAGGCCCTGCGGATTTATGTCAACGATGAACTAGGCGCCCTGGAGCAGCTTTTGCGGAGCGCCGAAGCGGTGCTGAGGAAGGGTGGAAGGCTGGTAATCATCAGCTTTCACTCGCTGGAGGACCGTCTGGTCAAGCATTTCTTGCGGGAATCCGCAGTCCTGCAACCCCTTACCAAGAAACCCATTGTGCCTTCCGAGACCGAACAGCGCGAAAACCCTCGAGCCCGAAGTGCCAAGATGCGCGTAGCCGAGCGCGTAGATGGAGGCAAAGCATGAAAACGGTATTGCGATGGGGCCTGGTGTATTTACTGCTACTAACAGGACTCACCGCCCTGGGGCACTACAACCAGCAGCTAAACACCCGGCTGGCGGCCCTCCAGGCCAACGAAAGCGACCTAAGGCAAAAAGAAACCCGGCTGCTGCTACAGCGCTATCAGCTTACGGCCCCCCTGGCCTTGCGAACCTGGGCCGAGGCCAACGGCTACATTCCCATGAGCCTGGGCCGCTGGGTTAATCCAGCCCAGGAAACCGAAAGGAGCACCCCTTGAACCGTCTGGGAACCCACGAACAGGCCACCCTGAGCCGGGGCTGGGTGGTGCTGCTGGCCCTGCTGGCCTTTGCGCTGGCCCTGGGGTATGGCTTTTATGTCCTTTGGCACAACGCCCCCAGCCTGCCTTTACGCCCCCCCACCCGAACCGAAGCACCCCCCGTGCGAGGCAGCCTGGAAGCAGCCGATGGCACCCCCCTGGCCCTGAGCACCCCCCACGACACCCGCCTGTACCCGTTGGGGCCTTCGGCGGCCCAGCTCATTGGCTTTGGCGAGCGCAGCAGCGGCAAGGGGCTCTCGGGCCTCGAGCTCGACCTGGAA from the Meiothermus cerbereus DSM 11376 genome contains:
- the rsmH gene encoding 16S rRNA (cytosine(1402)-N(4))-methyltransferase RsmH; its protein translation is MNHTPVLYQEALDWLAIRPGGVYVDATLGGAGHTRGILERGGRVVAFDQDPEAIARAKALGLPNLTLVEANFSELLPQLQKLGIGQVDGILADLGVSSFHFDDPQRGFSYQLEGPLDMRMGSGDLTAAEVVNSYSEEEIADILFKYGEEPRARRIARFIVENRPFTSTTQLAEVIRRATGFREAGHPARKSFQALRIYVNDELGALEQLLRSAEAVLRKGGRLVIISFHSLEDRLVKHFLRESAVLQPLTKKPIVPSETEQRENPRARSAKMRVAERVDGGKA
- the mraZ gene encoding division/cell wall cluster transcriptional repressor MraZ, encoding MPFGEHQYSLDDKGRVVIPQPFRSFIEDGVVITRGLEGCLYMYPLLAWSNIERQLQNVPLIDRDAQELVRFLYSGAHKTQMDSASRVTIPPPLRKFAGLEDTNEAVVVGAPTRLELWSESRWWATITKFVENPTTPEALRGLIG